The following are encoded together in the Neomonachus schauinslandi chromosome X, ASM220157v2, whole genome shotgun sequence genome:
- the LOC110576323 gene encoding 60S ribosomal protein L27a-like: MATQCSESSSGRVAATPSTLRKTRNHRGRGSPGRGPVRKHRKHPRGRGHASGTRHRRISFHKYHPGYSGRVGLRHHDHVKRNQNFCPTVNLDKLGTLVGEETRGNAAKNKTGAAPITDVVRSGHYKVLGKGKLPKQPVIMKAKFFSRCAEEKI; encoded by the exons ATGGCAACACAGTGCTCTGAGAG CTCTTCCGGCCGGGTTGCCGCCACACCATCCACACTCAGGAAGACCCGGAATCACCGGGGCCGCGGGAGCCCTGGCCGCGGCCCCGTGCGCAAGCACCGGAAGCACCCAAGAGGCCGGGGCCATGCAAGCGGCACGCGTCACCGCAGGATCAGCTTCCACAAGTATCACCCAGGCTACTCTGGAAGAGTTGGTCTGAGGCATCACGACCACGTAAAGAGGAACCAGAACTTCTGCCCAACTGTCAACCTTGATAAACTGGGGACCTTGGTCGGTGAGGAGACACGAGGAAATGCTGCCAAAAACAAGACTGGGGCAGCTCCTATCACTGATGTGGTGCGATCGGGCCACTACAAAGTTTTGGGGAAGGGCAAGCTCCCCAAACAGCCTGTAATCATGAAGGCCAAATTCTTCAGTAGATGCGCTGAGGAGAAGATTTaa